AATCTTTGGATTAGTGCTAAAAATTCGCCTGAATGAACTTCTAAAGTATGGAAATTGAGCTGGGAAAATTTCAAAAAAGATAAAAATAATCAAGATTTTAGCGACTCTATCAGAAATTTGCTCTCAAACAAATCTACTTTAGGAGTAGAAAAGGTTATAAAAAAATTCAAATTTTACTTTTATATATTGAAAAATATAAAAATTTATATTTTTTTCTTGAAATTTAGAAAAAAATATTTCGAAAAAGAAGTCCTAAATGTACTAAAAGCCTTAGAAATTGACGATATTTTTTTAAAAAAAGCCAAAAATATTAGTGGGGGCCAACAACAGCGCGTGGCTTTTGCAAAATCAATTATAAAAGGGGATAATTTAGTTTTAATGGATGAACCTTTTTCATCGCTGGATGCAAAAATTAAGGAATCAACTATTAAATTATTACTTAAAATCAAACAAGAATTTAACATGACAATCGTTTTAGTAACTCACGACCAAACTGATGCAATGAAAATTAGTGACAAAATTATTCTTTTAAATAAAGGCGAAATTTTGCAATATTCTAATCCAGAAGAACTTTTTGAAAATCCCCAAACTATTTTTGCCGCAAAATTTATTGGAATGCCAGAAATCAATTTTATTGAAAAAAAGGGAGAAATTGAATATTATATCCGTTCTAAATACATTAAAATTTCAAGCTCATCTGAAACAACCAACGGAAAAGTTTTTTATAAAAAAAATATTGCAGATAATTTTTATTACCAAATTCGTGATACTGAAAAAAATATTGACCTTGAAATTATAAGTCCTATTGATATTCAGGGCGAAAATGTAAAAATAGAATATAATAAAGATAAAATTTTTGCTTTTGATAAAGGTGGAAACCGTGTTAATAGTTAATAAAGAATCCATAAAAACAGTTCTTTTTCACAAAAATACAAAAGCAATCTTACTTATAGGTCCACTATTTATTTTTCTTTTTATTTTTTCAGTCTACCCAATTCTGGATTCATTATTTAACTCTTTTAATGTCGGAGTTGGCCAAAACAAACATTTAGGATTTGAGAATTTTAGGGAATTATTTGCAAAATCAAATTTTAATGATGCACTAAGAAACAGCACTTTATTATTTTTTATTAGCTCTCCGATTGCACTTTTTCTAGGATTTATTATTGCAATTTTGCTTTCAAAACTTAAGAGTAAATTTCTTCGAATGTTAATAATAAGTGGACTTTATTCCCAGTTTTTTATTTCATCTTTTGCAATTGGAACTGCTTTTTCTTTCCTTTTTGGTAATAAAAATGTTTTTGCAAAAATGCTTAATCTAAATTTTTCATTTGTCGGTGGAGACAATAAAATTGATTTAATTTGACTATATTTAATTTATCAACTCTGAAGAGCAATCCCTTTTAATTCAGTGCTTTTCTTTTTTGCAATTTCTAGCATTCACACAAAATATAAAAAAAATTTACAAATTGATAGAATTAACCTAAAAGACAAAATTTTTAACCTTTATCTTAAAGAAATTGGCAATCAATTTTTAGTTATCGCATACACAAACTTCATTTTTGCAACAATGTTATACCCAAATGTTATTACAGGAGACATAAATTTGGATCTAAATAGAGGCCACACTCTTGCTTCATATATTTTATCTTCAAGTGATAATTCAGGACTCCAATCCGCTGTGAGTTTAATGACTTTCTTTTATCTTTTAGCAGTTTTTTCAACCTTTATTATTTTTAGGCCAAAAACATGGAAAAAAATATCAAAACTTATTAAAAATAAAAGGGGTAAAAATGTCATTAAAATTTAATTTAAATAGTTTTTTTCTACAATTTTTGCTATTTTCTTTTTTAATAATAGTACTTATTTTTTTCCTGTTTCCTTTATATTATTTAATTGTAAATGCTTCCTTGCCTAATGAATTACAGGATAATCCTAATTTGACATTGAAAATAGGCTCAAATTTACTTGAAAACTTCCAAAATTCCATTAATGATAATTTTTGAATTGGAATTACCACTTCAATTTTTGTAATTATGCTCATTAATTTTTTTAGAATTATTTTGTA
Above is a window of Mesomycoplasma ovipneumoniae DNA encoding:
- a CDS encoding carbohydrate ABC transporter permease; this encodes MLIVNKESIKTVLFHKNTKAILLIGPLFIFLFIFSVYPILDSLFNSFNVGVGQNKHLGFENFRELFAKSNFNDALRNSTLLFFISSPIALFLGFIIAILLSKLKSKFLRMLIISGLYSQFFISSFAIGTAFSFLFGNKNVFAKMLNLNFSFVGGDNKIDLIWLYLIYQLWRAIPFNSVLFFFAISSIHTKYKKNLQIDRINLKDKIFNLYLKEIGNQFLVIAYTNFIFATMLYPNVITGDINLDLNRGHTLASYILSSSDNSGLQSAVSLMTFFYLLAVFSTFIIFRPKTWKKISKLIKNKRGKNVIKI
- a CDS encoding ABC transporter ATP-binding protein, which encodes MNHLTIAISIKNLIFSYDKKAFLKINELEIPANNIITILGPSGAGKSTLLNILAGFLPVNTGIEYHEKFKNFGYIMQKNNLYEEISVKKNLWISAKNSPEWTSKVWKLSWENFKKDKNNQDFSDSIRNLLSNKSTLGVEKVIKKFKFYFYILKNIKIYIFFLKFRKKYFEKEVLNVLKALEIDDIFLKKAKNISGGQQQRVAFAKSIIKGDNLVLMDEPFSSLDAKIKESTIKLLLKIKQEFNMTIVLVTHDQTDAMKISDKIILLNKGEILQYSNPEELFENPQTIFAAKFIGMPEINFIEKKGEIEYYIRSKYIKISSSSETTNGKVFYKKNIADNFYYQIRDTEKNIDLEIISPIDIQGENVKIEYNKDKIFAFDKGGNRVNS